Proteins encoded by one window of Simiduia curdlanivorans:
- the ccmA gene encoding cytochrome c biogenesis heme-transporting ATPase CcmA, giving the protein MLELRDFSCERDNRLLFAGLHASFAAGEIWHIEGPNGVGKTSLLRQLTGISREFGGELLWQGRPIGECRYDFACALLYIGHQPGIKTALTARENLMAYCPESTSAQIEQALTDIGLYGFEDVGCYRLSAGQLRRVALARLALSTQPLWILDEPFTALDTQAVAALEQRFVAHAAAGGCVIITTHQKPSIDALKVLALGDYQPEVRFV; this is encoded by the coding sequence TTGCTAGAACTACGGGACTTCAGCTGCGAACGCGACAATCGATTGTTGTTCGCGGGCCTGCATGCCAGCTTTGCAGCCGGTGAGATATGGCATATCGAAGGTCCTAATGGCGTTGGCAAGACCTCTTTATTGCGCCAGTTAACTGGCATCTCGCGGGAATTTGGTGGTGAATTGCTCTGGCAAGGGCGGCCGATCGGCGAGTGTCGCTACGATTTTGCCTGCGCTTTGCTCTATATTGGCCATCAACCCGGTATCAAAACCGCGCTCACGGCCCGCGAAAATTTAATGGCTTACTGCCCGGAATCCACTAGTGCTCAAATTGAGCAAGCGTTGACCGACATTGGCTTGTACGGTTTCGAGGATGTTGGCTGCTACCGCCTGTCGGCCGGCCAGCTTCGCCGCGTGGCACTGGCGCGATTAGCCTTGAGCACTCAGCCCTTATGGATTCTCGACGAGCCGTTTACCGCCTTAGATACTCAAGCCGTGGCGGCGCTGGAGCAGCGCTTTGTCGCGCATGCCGCCGCCGGCGGCTGTGTAATTATCACCACGCACCAGAAGCCGAGCATTGACGCTCTCAAGGTATTGGCCTTAGGCGACTATCAACCCGAGGTGCGCTTTGTCTGA
- the ccmB gene encoding heme exporter protein CcmB, whose translation MSDSLARALAQQFSRELKLAYRARSDWANPMIFFLLVITMVPMGISPDAKFLAILAPGMIWVVALLATLLSLDALFRADMDDGSLDQLLISPHPLPLLVLAKIAVHWLVTGLPLTLMSPLLGLMLSLPAEGYVPLIMSLLIGTACLSFIGAIGAALTVSLRKGGLLISLIIMPFYVPVLIFGANGVSRAIEGFAHTGQLAILGALLALAVATAPFAVAGALRISSEG comes from the coding sequence TTGTCTGACTCCTTGGCGCGCGCCTTGGCGCAGCAGTTTTCGCGCGAGTTAAAACTTGCCTATCGCGCCCGCAGCGATTGGGCCAATCCGATGATCTTTTTCCTGTTGGTAATCACTATGGTGCCCATGGGTATCAGCCCGGATGCGAAGTTTCTGGCGATTTTGGCGCCGGGCATGATTTGGGTGGTGGCGCTACTGGCAACCTTGCTCTCTCTGGACGCTTTGTTTCGCGCTGATATGGACGATGGCAGCCTCGATCAGCTACTTATTTCGCCGCATCCCTTGCCGCTATTGGTGCTTGCTAAGATAGCCGTGCATTGGTTGGTGACTGGCTTGCCGTTAACCTTGATGTCGCCGCTCTTGGGGCTTATGTTATCGCTCCCGGCTGAGGGCTATGTGCCGTTAATCATGTCGCTATTGATTGGCACCGCCTGTTTGAGCTTTATTGGCGCCATAGGTGCGGCCTTGACCGTGAGTTTGCGCAAGGGCGGGCTACTTATTTCGCTCATTATCATGCCGTTTTATGTGCCGGTGTTGATATTTGGTGCCAATGGTGTGAGTCGGGCGATTGAAGGTTTCGCCCATACTGGGCAGTTGGCAATTTTGGGTGCGCTATTGGCCTTAGCGGTTGCCACCGCTCCCTTTGCGGTGGCTGGTGCTCTGCGTATTTCCAGTGAGGGATAA
- a CDS encoding heme ABC transporter permease, protein MAWQWFYRLGSPRWFYENTGRWLPWLALVTFSLLALGLVWGLGFAPMDAKQGNSYRIIYIHVPVSFLALAGYYVMAINGAIGLIWKMKLADMVMKSAAPIGAALTFLALISGAIWGKPTWGTYWVWDARITSMLVLFFLYLGVIALQASFVNQQTAARASAILSLVGTVNIPIIYKSVDWWYTLHQPATLKLTSNSTIHPEMWYPLLVMIIAMYCFYALVLILFTRAEIVNRERQTQWVRALSGGQ, encoded by the coding sequence GTGGCTTGGCAATGGTTTTATCGATTGGGTTCTCCGCGCTGGTTTTACGAAAATACCGGCCGCTGGTTGCCATGGCTGGCGTTGGTCACGTTTTCTTTGCTCGCCTTGGGTTTGGTCTGGGGCTTGGGCTTTGCTCCCATGGATGCCAAACAAGGCAACAGCTATCGCATTATCTATATCCATGTGCCGGTATCATTTTTAGCCTTGGCGGGTTATTACGTGATGGCCATCAATGGCGCCATCGGTTTGATTTGGAAAATGAAACTGGCCGATATGGTGATGAAATCGGCGGCGCCCATTGGCGCGGCCTTGACCTTTCTCGCCTTAATATCGGGCGCTATTTGGGGCAAGCCAACCTGGGGCACCTACTGGGTGTGGGATGCGCGCATTACTTCGATGCTGGTCTTGTTTTTCCTGTATTTGGGCGTAATCGCCTTGCAGGCGTCTTTCGTAAACCAGCAGACTGCCGCGCGCGCGAGCGCCATTTTGTCCTTAGTGGGCACGGTAAACATTCCCATCATCTATAAATCGGTGGATTGGTGGTATACCTTGCATCAGCCGGCCACCTTGAAGCTCACATCAAATTCCACTATCCATCCAGAAATGTGGTACCCGCTGTTAGTGATGATTATCGCCATGTATTGTTTTTACGCCTTGGTATTGATCCTTTTCACCCGCGCCGAAATTGTTAACCGCGAGCGTCAAACCCAGTGGGTGCGCGCGCTCAGTGGAGGCCAGTAA
- the ccmD gene encoding heme exporter protein CcmD, with protein sequence MTFQFDSLHSFIAMGTHGPFVWSVVVITLLVLAWLVLWPLKLHRDALAEQARLARIEKARQDHAAATSSQ encoded by the coding sequence ATGACGTTTCAATTTGATTCGCTGCACAGTTTTATCGCCATGGGCACACACGGGCCTTTTGTTTGGTCGGTGGTGGTCATCACGCTTTTGGTGCTGGCTTGGCTGGTACTATGGCCATTAAAATTACACCGCGATGCCTTGGCCGAACAGGCCCGTTTGGCCCGCATTGAAAAAGCCCGTCAAGATCACGCCGCGGCAACGTCTTCCCAATAG
- the ccmE gene encoding cytochrome c maturation protein CcmE translates to MHPLRKQRLMLVLFVVVFASIAVGLIVFALRENINLFYPPEKLVNGEAPIDRTIRAGGCVVPKSVMRDQSSLQVSFAITDGIAEVKVTYEGILPDLFAEGEAVVVNGQLHSDGVFAAREVLAKHDENYTPPEVADTMAKNAEKQGAEHQKTCGVLNYGS, encoded by the coding sequence ATGCACCCGTTACGTAAACAGCGTTTGATGTTAGTACTTTTTGTGGTGGTGTTTGCATCCATTGCCGTTGGTTTGATTGTTTTCGCCCTGCGCGAAAATATTAATTTGTTTTACCCGCCGGAAAAATTGGTCAATGGCGAGGCGCCCATAGATCGCACTATTCGCGCCGGTGGTTGTGTGGTGCCTAAGTCGGTCATGCGCGACCAAAGCTCGTTGCAAGTTTCCTTTGCCATTACCGATGGCATTGCCGAGGTTAAAGTGACCTACGAAGGTATTTTGCCGGATCTCTTTGCCGAGGGCGAAGCGGTGGTGGTGAATGGCCAATTGCACAGCGACGGCGTGTTTGCCGCGCGCGAAGTGTTGGCCAAACACGACGAGAATTACACGCCGCCAGAAGTGGCTGACACCATGGCGAAAAATGCAGAAAAGCAGGGTGCTGAGCATCAGAAAACCTGTGGAGTACTAAATTATGGTTCCTGA